One stretch of bacterium DNA includes these proteins:
- a CDS encoding YjbQ family protein: MKTATEYLWFHCKNLREYINLTDQVEAVVAKSGVQEGMVLVSAMHITAAVYVNDAESGLIEDIDEWVQRLAPFRQDYKHHRTGETNGDAHLKSLLIHHQVIVPITNGRLDLGPWQQIYYAEFDGRRRKRLVIKVMGE, from the coding sequence ATGAAAACCGCGACCGAGTATCTCTGGTTTCATTGTAAAAACCTGCGCGAGTACATCAACCTCACTGATCAGGTGGAAGCGGTGGTCGCAAAAAGCGGCGTGCAGGAAGGGATGGTGCTGGTTTCCGCCATGCATATCACAGCGGCGGTCTATGTCAATGACGCTGAATCGGGACTGATCGAGGACATCGATGAGTGGGTGCAGCGCCTGGCACCGTTTAGACAGGATTACAAGCACCATCGAACCGGGGAAACCAACGGCGATGCGCACCTGAAGAGCCTGCTCATCCATCATCAGGTTATTGTACCGATCACCAACGGACGCCTGGATCTGGGTCCCTGGCAGCAAATCTATTACGCCGAGTTTGACGGTCGGCGCCGCAAACGGCTTGTCATTAAAGTGATGGGGGAATAA